GCGGCTTGTTGGAGGGGGTTTTATCACGTAAAGATTTATTGAAACTGGCTGTCGGCAATACGGATATGCATGCCGTGCCGGTAGGGGTTGTGATGACTCGAATGCCGAACATTATTATGACGACGCCGGAGGAAAGCCTTTGGATGGCGACTCGCAAGCTGACCCATCATGAAATTGACGGGTTGCCGGTGGTTAAAAAGCTGGGCGAGGACCAGTATGAGGTCATCGGCCGCTTTACCAAAACCAATGTTGCCAGGGCCTTTGTAGACATCGGTTATGGTTATACCGGGGGTGAGGCTCATGAGTGAGATGCGTGATTATACCATCTACCTGCTGTCCGACTCCCTGGGTGAAACGGCACAATATGTGGCCAGGGCTGCCGCAAACCAGTTTCCGGATGTCTCTTTTCACTACAAACCCATTCCGTTTGTGGAGGATATTGACTACTTGGCTCAGGTCTTGGATAAGATTGACACCGAAAAGAGCATTTTGATGTACACCCTTGTGGTAAAAGAATTAAGCGATTTCATTCGGGATTACTGCATGCAGCGCAAAATACCCTTTGTCGATGTTTTGGCCTTGCCCTTTCAGGCAATTGGGAGCATGACCGGTGAGCAGCCGAAAGGGCAGCCGGGCCTTGTTCAACGCATGGATGAATCTTACTTTAAGAAGATTGAATCGGTTGAATTTGCCATCAAGTATGATGACGGTAAAGATCCGACCGGGTTAAAATTGGCGGACTTGGTGCTGATTGGTGTTTCCAGAACCTCAAAAACACCACTGTCCATGTATTTGGCCTACCGTGGCTTAAAGGTGGCCAACTTGCCTTTGGTGCCACAGGTAAAGGTTAGTGAAAAGCTTTTTGAAGTGCCTAAAAATAGAATTGTGGGTTTAACCATTCGCCCGGATGTCTTGGGCAATATTCGCCGCGAGCGCCTGCTGAGTTTGGGCGTTGTCGGCGGAAGCGATTATACGGACATGGCGCGTATTTTTGAAGAAATTGACCATGCCGAAAAAATCATGAAACGCATCGGTTGTCCGATTATTGATGTTTCACATAAAGCTGTTGAAGAAACTGCCAATGTCATCTTACAAATATATTATAGCAGAGGGGATAATATCATTGAGTAAAAAATATGTTTATTTATTTAAAGAAGGCTCCAAGGATATGCGCGCTCTTTTAGGCGGCAAGGGGGCCAATTTGGCAGAAATGACGCGAATCGGCTTACCGGTTCCCCAGGGGATGACCATTACCACAGAAGCCTGCAATGACTTTTTCAATCAGGGCAACCAATTGCCGGAAGGCTTGCTGGATGAGGTATGGAAAAATTTAAAGACGGTTGAAGAACAAACGGGCAAACTGTTTGGCGATGACAAAAACCCTTTATTGGTTTCTGTTCGGTCCGGTGCGGCCATCTCCATGCCCGGTATGATGGATACGGTTTTAAACCTTGGTTTAAACGATAAAACCGTTCAAGGCTTTGCGGCCTTAACAGAAGACGAACGTTTTGCCTTAGACTGCTACCGTCGTTTTATTCAAATGTATGCGAACGTGGTTATGGGCATTGACGGGTACAAATTTGACCAGATTTTGGAACGGGTCAAAGAAGATCAGGGCGTTGATGTGGACTATAAATTAAACCCGGACCACTTGCGCACATTGATTGAAAAATATAAAGAATTGGTCAAGAAAGAAGCCGGCCAAGACTTCCCGCAAGAGCCTAAAGAACAACTGATTTTGGCCATTTCCGCGGTTTTTGAAAGCTGGGGCAACCCTCGGGCCATTGTTTATCGTCAAATCAACCGCATTCCGGACGATATCGGTACCGCAGTTAACGTTCAATCGATGGTTTACGGGAACATGGGCAATACCTCCGGCACCGGGGTTGCATTTACCCGTAACCCGGCAACCGGTGTCCGTGAATTATACGGTGAATATTTGATCAATGCCCAAGGCGAGGACGTGGTGGCCGGGATTCGTACCCCCCATCATATTTCTGAACTGGATAAGGAATTGCCGCAAGCCTTTAAACAATTTACAGAAACCTGCTCGCTTTTGGAAAACCATTACAAAGACATGCAGGACATTGAATTTACCATTGAAAACGGGTCTCTCTTTATTTTGCAAACCCGTGACGCCAAGCGCACCACGCAAGCGGCTGTACGCTGTGCCGTTGAAATGGTTCAGGAAGGTTTTATCACACGCGATGAAGCCATTGCACGGATTGATGCTTATCAGCTGGATCAACTCTTGCACCCCTCTATTGATCCGAAAGCCGACCTGGACGTTCTGACCAAAGGTCTGCCGGCCTCTCCCGGTGCTGCAGCCGGGGCCATTGTCTTTACGGCTGATGAAGCTGAAGAACGCGGTAAAAGCGGTGAAAAAGTCATCCTGGTGCGCAACGAAACCACCCCGGATGATATTCACGGTATGGTCATGGCGCAAGGCGTTTTGACCAGCCGCGGTGGGATGACCTCCCATGCAGCAGTTGTGGCCCGTGGCATGGGGACACCCTGCGTTTGCGGTTGTGACGGCATTAAGGTGGACTTGGACAAGAAGACCCTTAGCGTTGGCGATTTGACTTTGACAGATGGAGATATCATTACCATTGACGGGTCTACCGGTAATGTGATCAAAGGGGAAGTGCCGGTTATTCCGCCGGTTATCAGCAGCTATTTCCAACAGATCCTCGACTGGTGTGCAGAAGTGGCTGAAGAAGGCGGCATGAACGTTCACGCCAATGCGGATACCC
This portion of the Peptococcus niger genome encodes:
- a CDS encoding pyruvate, water dikinase regulatory protein, with translation MSEMRDYTIYLLSDSLGETAQYVARAAANQFPDVSFHYKPIPFVEDIDYLAQVLDKIDTEKSILMYTLVVKELSDFIRDYCMQRKIPFVDVLALPFQAIGSMTGEQPKGQPGLVQRMDESYFKKIESVEFAIKYDDGKDPTGLKLADLVLIGVSRTSKTPLSMYLAYRGLKVANLPLVPQVKVSEKLFEVPKNRIVGLTIRPDVLGNIRRERLLSLGVVGGSDYTDMARIFEEIDHAEKIMKRIGCPIIDVSHKAVEETANVILQIYYSRGDNIIE
- the ppdK gene encoding pyruvate, phosphate dikinase, with product MSKKYVYLFKEGSKDMRALLGGKGANLAEMTRIGLPVPQGMTITTEACNDFFNQGNQLPEGLLDEVWKNLKTVEEQTGKLFGDDKNPLLVSVRSGAAISMPGMMDTVLNLGLNDKTVQGFAALTEDERFALDCYRRFIQMYANVVMGIDGYKFDQILERVKEDQGVDVDYKLNPDHLRTLIEKYKELVKKEAGQDFPQEPKEQLILAISAVFESWGNPRAIVYRQINRIPDDIGTAVNVQSMVYGNMGNTSGTGVAFTRNPATGVRELYGEYLINAQGEDVVAGIRTPHHISELDKELPQAFKQFTETCSLLENHYKDMQDIEFTIENGSLFILQTRDAKRTTQAAVRCAVEMVQEGFITRDEAIARIDAYQLDQLLHPSIDPKADLDVLTKGLPASPGAAAGAIVFTADEAEERGKSGEKVILVRNETTPDDIHGMVMAQGVLTSRGGMTSHAAVVARGMGTPCVCGCDGIKVDLDKKTLSVGDLTLTDGDIITIDGSTGNVIKGEVPVIPPVISSYFQQILDWCAEVAEEGGMNVHANADTPADARKALEFGAKGIGLCRTEHMFMQVERLPYVQQMILAENLEERRAPLEHLLKFQQEDFVGILDAMAGHPTTIRLLDPPLHEFLPNMEKLMLEINDMKHTGADAGAIEEKEVLLRKVRALHEANPMLGHRGCRLGVTYPDVYRMQARAILNATAQLLKEGKDIHVEIEIPLVIDQKEVEILRAEIDDVAKAVSAEQGIEIPYKVGAMLELPRACLGCDKLTEHCDFFTFGTNDLTQTTLGFSRDDAEGKFLPIYLEKKILKENPFAVLDDHVAELVALAVQKGRGVKPGISFGICGEHGGDPASVAKCHEAGLTFVSCSPYRVPIAIVAAAQAQIKAPRK